Sequence from the Amaranthus tricolor cultivar Red isolate AtriRed21 chromosome 1, ASM2621246v1, whole genome shotgun sequence genome:
aaaatggtaaaaactcaatttaattgattttttgaaaAGCTAAAAATGACAGGTTGATTATTCACTTGCCACGTAAGCccatattaatcaataaaatcatTCCATCTTATCGAGCTCTATTAGAATGACACGTAAAATTTTTTAGTCTTTTTAATAGATTGTATGATAATACTAATTTTCCGCGTTAATGAAAACCTTCAACATATGCCAAACTTTGTAGTACTATCTAGTAGTCGTAAATTGACCATGAATAAATGATTTGGTTGGTTAGTAAAATGATTTAATGATGTATACCAAGTCAATCACTCATAAGCCAATAAGTAATTCgaaaaaaaacttaatactCCCGATTCACTCTGTGTTTAGAGCAAAatgaataattatgatttttaagaaaatatatatatatatatatgaatgtaactaaaagaaaatgatggattattatccaaaataaaaataatttaaaataaataaaatagactaaaatgaaaattaatgtaaaataaatgtaacaaaaaGAATACTCATATTCCGTGTAATTgaaaaaattcaacacaatgaGAAATCTAATAGAAGTACTAGTTTTTCTATAAAACCATTAACATATGATTTGGGTGGTTGGTATGTAACAAATGATCATTTAATGGAGAATGCCAACCCACAAACCAAAGTTAGTCAATCAAGTATGCAATGCTATTATGTGATGGTCTATAAATACAAAAACATGAAGACTTTTTTCTATGTCTTTGCTAACTTAACTAACCAAAACATGCCTGTAGTTATATTGAGTATTGCTGCTGTTGCGATAGGAGGAACCGCTTATTATATGAGAAAAAGATTGAAACTAAAAGACGGAGACAAAGATATTGCAAAAGAAAGACAACGAAAGAAGAAGATCGAGCTTTTAAAGGGAGGATCGTCATTGCCAACTGTTGTGGCTCAGATCCTTCATCCAGAACATGAACTCTTTTTGGACTTTGGACAAACTTATAGGTACAATCTTTATACTTTCTCTGAATTTTAATAATCGCTACAGTTACTGTTCATCAATTGAtcttatttggtatacatttctCCATGTATAATGTCAAACAtggtcaagtgagatcttgtttgattcgtcttaataattactttcataatattaactttttaaaactttttatcatatgaaattaaagatactAAAGATTAAAATCATGCATTGGATAGCGTGAGAAACAAACTtgtatcaatttttaaaaaccAGAAAAAGTATGATTTTGGGTTATTTCCGGTGCTGTAGAAATATACccgtcatatatatatatatatatatatatatatatatatatatatatatatatatatatatatatatatatatatatatatatatatatatatatatatatatatatatatatatatatatatatatatatatatatatatatatatatatatatatatatatatatatatatatatatatatatatatatatatacatatatatatatatatatatatatacatatatatatatatacatatatatatatatatacatatatatatatatatacatatatatatatatatacatatatatatatatatatatacatatatatatatatatacatatatatatatatatatatacatatatatatatatatatacatatacatatatatatatacatatatatatacatatatatatatatatacatatatatatatatatacatatatatatatatacatatatatatatatacatatatatatatatacatatatatatatatatatatacatatatacatatatatatatatatatatatatatatatatatatatatatatatatatacatatatatatatatatatatatatatacatatatatatatatatatatatatatatacatatatatatatatatatatatatacatatatatatatatatatatatatatatacatatatatatatatatatatatatatatatatatatatatatatataaatatacatatatatatacatatatatatatatatacatatatatatatatatatacatatatatatatatatacatatatatatatatatacatatatatatatatacatatatatatatatatacatatatatatatatatatacatatatatatatatatatatatatatatatatatatatatatatatatacatatatatatatatacatatatatatatatatatatatatatatatatatatatatatatacatatatataaaaatatatatatacatatatatacatatatatacatacatatatatatatatatatacatatatatatatatatatatatatatatatatatatatatatatatatatatacatatatatatatatatatatatatatatacatatatatatatatatatatatatatatatatatatatatatatatatatatacatatatatatatatatatatatacatatatatatacatatatatatacatatatatatatatatatatatatacatatatatatatatatacatatatatatatatatatacatatatatatatatatatatatatatatatatatatacatatatatatatatatacatatatatatatatatacatatatatatatatatatatatatatatatatatatatataaatatatatatataaatatatatatatatatatatatatatatatatatatatatatatacatatacatatatatatatacatatacatatacatatatatatatatatatatatatatatatatatatatatatatatatatatatatatatatatatatatatatatatatatatatatatatatatatatatatatatatatatatatatatatctatatatatatatatatatatatatatatatatatatatatatatatatatatatatctatatatatatatatatatatctatatatatatatatatatatatacatatatatatatatacatatatatatatatatatacatatatatatatatgtatacatatatatatatatgtatatatatatatatatacatatatatatatatatatatatatacatatatatatatatacatatatttatatatacatatatatatatatatgtatatatatatatatgtatatatatatatatatatatatatatatatatatatgtatatatatatatatatatgtatatatatatatatatatatatatatatatatatatatatatatatatatatatatatatatccatatatatatccatatatgtatatatatatatatatatatatatatatatatatatatatatatatatatatatatatatatatatatatatatatatatatatatatccatatatgtatatatatatatatatatatatatatatatatatatatatatatatatatatatatatatatatatatatacatatatatatatatatatatatacatatatacatatatatatacatatatacatatatatatatacatatatacatatatatatgtatatatatatatatatatatatatatatatgtatatatatatatatatacatatatatatatatatatgtatatatatatatatatatatatatatatatatatatatatatatatatatatatatatatatatgtatatatatgtatgtatatatatgtatatgtatgtatatatatgtatatgtatatatatatatatatatatatatatatatatatatatatatatatatatatatatatatatatatatatatatatatatatatatatatatatatatatatatgtatgtatgtatgtatgtatgtatgtatatgtatatatatatatatatatgtatatatatatatatatatatatatatatatatacatacatacatatatatatatatatatatatatatatatatatgtatatatatatatatatatatatatatatatatatatatatatacatacatacatatatatatacatacatatatatatatatatatatatatatatatatatatatgtatatat
This genomic interval carries:
- the LOC130824971 gene encoding probable nucleoredoxin 1 isoform X3, translated to MQCYYVMVYKYKNMKTFFYVFANLTNQNMPVVILSIAAVAIGGTAYYMRKRLKLKDGDKDIAKERQRKKKIELLKGGSSLPTVVAQILHPEHELFLDFGQTYRCDACLQYGEGKRYRCRGLCGFRVHPNCALS